Proteins encoded together in one Micromonospora auratinigra window:
- a CDS encoding carotenoid biosynthesis protein, translating into MSRRLPWALLGVLVLAQICYPLTGGGTRAALTVATVVLGYLLSVGHALLSRGTRSALALVAVATGGGFAIEALGVATGFPFGSYDYSGELGPKLAGVPLIIPLAWTWMAWPAWLTAVRLTASRPARIALAALGLAAWDLFLDPQMVAEGYWVWRDATPALPGLPGIPVSNYLGWLLFAVLLMSALRPLAGPAVDRVDRRDAPMFALYLWTYASSVLAHAVFLRLPASAVWGAAGMAVAAVPLALVLWRDRRAGDDRPTADPARSTDAPAGSAADAPA; encoded by the coding sequence GTGAGCCGCCGGCTGCCCTGGGCGCTGCTGGGCGTCCTGGTCCTCGCCCAGATCTGCTACCCGCTCACCGGCGGCGGCACCCGGGCCGCGCTGACCGTCGCCACGGTCGTGCTCGGCTACCTGCTCTCCGTCGGGCACGCCCTGCTCAGCCGGGGTACGCGCAGCGCGCTCGCGCTGGTCGCGGTGGCCACCGGTGGCGGCTTCGCGATCGAGGCGCTCGGGGTGGCCACCGGCTTCCCGTTCGGCAGCTACGACTACTCCGGCGAGCTGGGCCCGAAGCTGGCCGGGGTGCCGCTGATCATCCCGCTGGCCTGGACCTGGATGGCCTGGCCGGCCTGGCTCACCGCGGTCCGGCTCACCGCCTCCCGCCCGGCCCGGATCGCCCTCGCGGCGCTCGGGCTGGCCGCCTGGGACCTCTTCCTCGACCCGCAGATGGTGGCCGAGGGCTACTGGGTCTGGCGCGACGCCACCCCGGCGCTGCCCGGCCTGCCCGGCATCCCGGTCAGCAACTACCTCGGCTGGCTGCTCTTCGCGGTGCTGCTGATGAGCGCGCTGCGTCCGCTCGCCGGGCCGGCCGTCGACCGGGTCGACCGGCGGGACGCGCCGATGTTCGCGCTCTACCTGTGGACGTACGCCTCCAGCGTGCTGGCGCACGCGGTGTTCCTGCGGCTGCCCGCCTCGGCGGTCTGGGGCGCGGCGGGCATGGCGGTGGCCGCCGTGCCGCTGGCGCTGGTGCTGTGGCGGGACCGGCGGGCCGGCGACGACCGCCCGACGGCGGACCCGGCCCGGTCCACCGACGCCCCGGCCGGTTCGGCCGCCGACGCCCCGGCATGA
- a CDS encoding GNAT family N-acetyltransferase: MRLVRWTPDDLVRRLDDVVAVYGEAMGYRPDLLEARRGYIATHVRRPGFRAVASLTSEGHLAGFGYGYLGAAGQWWHDQVHRALDGAARQRWLTDCFEVVELHVRPAAQGHGLGSGQLRALLTMAEGSTTLLSTPEADEQRSRAWRLYRRFGFVDILRHFHFPGDERPFGVLGRDLPLPPPPPAAAAP; encoded by the coding sequence ATGAGGTTGGTGCGCTGGACGCCGGACGATCTCGTCCGGCGGCTGGACGACGTGGTGGCCGTCTACGGCGAGGCGATGGGCTACCGCCCCGACCTGCTGGAGGCCCGGCGCGGCTACATCGCCACCCACGTCCGTCGGCCCGGCTTCCGCGCCGTGGCCAGCCTCACCAGCGAGGGACACCTCGCCGGCTTCGGGTACGGCTACCTCGGCGCGGCCGGCCAGTGGTGGCACGACCAGGTGCACCGGGCGCTGGACGGCGCGGCCCGGCAGCGCTGGCTGACCGACTGCTTCGAGGTGGTGGAACTGCACGTCCGGCCGGCCGCGCAGGGGCACGGCCTGGGCAGCGGACAGCTGCGCGCGCTGCTCACCATGGCCGAGGGGAGCACCACCCTGCTCTCCACCCCGGAGGCGGACGAGCAGCGGTCCCGCGCCTGGCGGTTGTACCGCCGGTTCGGCTTCGTCGACATCCTGCGCCACTTCCACTTCCCCGGCGACGAGCGTCCCTTCGGCGTGCTCGGCCGGGACCTGCCGCTGCCCCCGCCGCCACCCGCCGCGGCAGCGCCGTGA
- a CDS encoding monooxygenase, with protein sequence MSAAEDVPGLVTLHVWRIRRTGLPGALRRMALHPWSLRRLPGVRFAKLLGTGTGTGFGPADADLTRWAALVAWDSPAAAAGFDASPVGRSWARLAHASARVELRPLTSRGEWSGRRPFGEPSGGRVTGPVLALTRARLRARRAATFWRAIPPVAAALHTAPGLLARFGVGEAPLGWQGTVSVWRDPADLVAFAYRHPEHRAAITRTPTEGWYAEELFARFAVHDVVGDRTVLGWTAGDDPQTARGHA encoded by the coding sequence GTGAGCGCGGCCGAGGACGTACCCGGGCTGGTCACCCTGCACGTGTGGCGGATCCGCCGCACGGGTCTGCCCGGCGCGCTGCGGCGGATGGCGCTGCACCCGTGGTCGCTGCGCCGGCTGCCCGGGGTCCGCTTCGCCAAGCTGCTCGGCACCGGGACCGGCACCGGCTTCGGGCCGGCCGACGCCGACCTGACCCGCTGGGCGGCCCTGGTGGCCTGGGACTCGCCCGCCGCCGCGGCCGGCTTCGACGCCTCCCCGGTCGGCCGCTCCTGGGCCCGGCTGGCCCACGCCTCGGCCCGGGTGGAGCTGCGCCCGCTGACCAGCCGCGGCGAGTGGTCCGGCCGGCGGCCGTTCGGTGAGCCCTCCGGCGGCCGGGTCACCGGGCCGGTGCTGGCGCTGACCCGGGCCCGGCTGCGGGCCCGGCGGGCGGCCACCTTCTGGCGGGCGATCCCGCCGGTCGCCGCCGCCCTGCACACGGCCCCCGGGCTGCTGGCCCGGTTCGGCGTCGGCGAGGCCCCGCTGGGCTGGCAGGGCACCGTGAGCGTGTGGCGCGACCCGGCGGACCTGGTCGCGTTCGCGTACCGTCACCCCGAGCACCGCGCCGCGATCACCCGTACCCCCACCGAGGGGTGGTACGCCGAGGAGTTGTTCGCCCGGTTCGCGGTGCACGACGTGGTGGGCGACCGGACGGTCCTGGGCTGGACCGCCGGGGACGACCCGCAGACAGCGAGAGGACACGCATGA